CTAGAACCCTTAAAAGGGTTTCCCCAACTTGTGTAGTGGTAGCATACGTCTACGACAAGCCACCCCCTTAtgaccggtgggggtccaacctctgggacatCCAACAATCCCAAGCATGAAGGGGCTGCATGGTTTGCATTTTCTTGGTTGTAGCAGTGACACGCCCATATTCTGTATGTGAACGCACCACAGCTGAAGTCAGCGATTGGCTGCATTGCTATACGGGCATGTCGCTGCTGCAGTCCTGTAAACACAGCAGTGGAGCAGGAGCCACAAACTGGTCAgtatgtattatttaattgttttatgACCTTCCCTGTCtgattcccctttttttttttttttttacttgactgCTTTAAATTCCTGTATTCCCTGGATTGGCGGGGGTCTCACAGGtcatacccccactgatcacagagAATATGTGAGTCCATGTGTCGTCCCCTCCTGTCCTGGTCACAGCACAGTGTCTGAAGAGGGACAGCAACCTTCGCCACAGAAGATATTGGGAGACTACAAATCCCTGCATGCTTCATTTCTATAGAAGTtcagagcaagtgtgcatgttgggagttgtagttttacaacagatggagtgccggaggttgctgacctgtGCTGCGTGGCCTGCAGCATCAATGATATGTAGACAAGTTTTACCATAGACCACAGCAGAAAGGGGAGTAAGCTCACCGGAGTCCGGCGTCACCGATCCAGCATCTCCCCCATTACCAGTCATCTTCTCTCGTGACCTCAGACTACCTGCGGGCAACAAACGCCAATGTGAGTCGTCTCCTCTTCTCTGAAATGTTGTTCAGAGAAGAGCCCAACATTTACCCAACCGAAAACTCAGACACCAGAGCCGGATCCCTTAGAGACGCAGATATTTTGGCTCCTAGGGATGACCTTTTTCATTATTATATTCCCAGAGCAaatactttttcatttttccttcgactTCATtgtacaattattatttttgccgGAGGACTTGTACTGTTCAATGGTACCATCTTGGTATCATCACTGGACCCTCTGCCCATGAAGAACCCTGTTCGCATACCCTATTATTGTGAGGTAACAGTGGGGTCCCCTTTCAATACCCTTGTGTATAACTGCACTCTGGAGGAACTCTGACATCCACGTGAAAAATAGGGacctaaaaataaatatacaatacttatatacaaaaaaaaaaaaagaaagaaaaataaaaacactgtaCATCATCTAGATATCGAACAGACCATGCTGGAAAGAGGACTGAACACAAGTATTTGCCCTGGTGCCTCCACATTGGCACTGACAGAAGGGTGTCCCCGACTcctaaggacaggaaacaatgtAGAGGCTCAAGATTAAACGTCCCCCTCCTCGCTACCTGCAGATGCCAGGAAAGACTACACCACAGCTCCTGGGAGGGCGGCTGCAGAGGACAGGGGTTCCGGGGGAGCTCAGCCTTCCTTCCCCGTTCTTGGGCATAAGACCTTTTATCTGAAGGCAGCCCCGGGATTCCATTTGGGGCCACAATAAGGTAATACGGGGGATCTGTCGCACATGTGTCTGTATAGGACGGAATTCCATCAGGCGCGGGAATCTCATTCCCCGGTATGTCACTTCCAGTCCAGAcgatgttggaagacggccggttATTAGGGGAATCGGGGTGTGGAAAGTTGGTGGCGTTCTGTGCTCAGTGGGCCTTCTGACTTCAATGATCCTCCTCACAAGTCTGGGGATCCTACCTCTGCCCTGGAGGTAAGCCCCCTCTCCTGCACGCTTCTGTGTATTCCAGTGGTTTCAGGTACATCCTCCCTCTTCCCACTGGTGTCACTGGTGCTGGGTTTCCTCCGTTGATCTCTGTAAGGCCCTGATCATCATTATGGTGTAGGGCAGAGCGACATCTGGGGGAgaatctgctctaaaaaaataatggGCTGTATGCAGGAAGTCATTGACGCCAAAATCTAAGGAGTCACTCTGTCCTAAAAGTGCAGACAGACTGGTTACTGAGGGACTCCGTCCTTCTTATAAAGAAGTCAGGATAGACTCAAGGCTGCCTCCCTCTTACAAGTCTCTTTTGATGTGTTTTTGCAGACTTGATATAGATGAAGGAGAAATTATTTCTGATGTTGATTCTGACTCCTCAGAACATGGAAAACCTCTCCGTCTTCCAGAGAATATAGAAAGTCTATTCTGAACATTGAGGAGGTTAAAGAGTCAGATGTTTACGGGCCTCGGGGAAAGGAAAAGGAGCCTTTCCAGTCTATAAGAATATAAAAGCCTTACTTTCCAGTGGAAAGACCTAGAGAAAAGGGCTCCAATCCCAAAttcctttaaatgggttttctgagatgttaaaggggttatccaatttcaagaaactccccccacatgtgccgggcccctcaccggtaatatacttaccccgcgccactcctggtccccgcaccgccgcttctCCACTCTATAGTGCCTAACAAATGTGTGAGGGTTGGACCAGGTGGCCGCTTTATGTATTTGTTCGAGAGAAGCAGATGCCTTCTCCTCCCAGGATGTTGACACTGCCCTAGCTGAAGGAGCCTTAAGGTTACAAGGAGGTTCTTCCCCCGTTACACCGTAGGCTTCACAAAGACAGCAGCCAACGCGCAATGGTTGCTTTAGAAGCATTTGGATTTTGCTTCTTGTACCACCTTGATAATTTACTACCAGTTTGTTGTCCAATCTGTTTTGAAGATTAGAATTCTTAGTCGCCTTAGTGAAATGAATCACGTCTTCCCAGACTGCTCTCAATTCTTGATAATTGgctgacttttttgggggggcgtctGACCATTCCACCAAGATGACAGGTTCTGCAGATGAGCTCCCCATCtgaatttttgtattttattgacTTGTTTGATTTTTTTAGATTTATAATCAGACGTGTTTTCCCGTTTGGTTTGGCTACCAGGAATACAGTGGATTAACAGCCAAGACCCAACAGGTCTGATTGGAGTTCCTCCAGCTCCTCCGAGTGCTCGGCTACCGCAGCCCTTACTTGCCTAAGGTAAGCCCCGGACGGCCGCAATGAAGCTGTATTAATGCCAGATGTCACCAATCTTCTTAACTATTAGGCCTCTtacaaacaaacttttttttcgtttacgttccgttttttgcattccgtatacggaactattattGCAATAAatccgcaaaataaaaaaatggaaggtactctgtatgccttccgtttccatttgtctgttccgttcaaagatagaacatgtcctattattgtctgcataacggacaagtataagactgttctatcaggggccggctgttccgtaaAAAGACGGAATGCACACGATTGTCGTCcgtatgttttgcggaccgcaaaatactgaaaaagccatacggtcgtgtgctagAGGCCTTAAAAGCATGTTTCTTCCAAGTAACCCCACACCGCAGTACAGGGATGTCGCTCCTCCGCctggtagggacaggaagacactgaagaTTACACAGAGGACGACCGTTTTGAAGCTTCTATTCCCTGCCTGGTAGGAAAAGAAGGATAATCTCAAAATAAAGGTGTCTTCATggagaaaaaaagggggaaaagtgGTGGGTTTTTTTTCTATACTTTAATAGCACAGATGTCCACGATGTTAATTTTTTCCTTGCtcacttatttttattttggggaaaggagaCGATTTAAATTTtaataataaacttttttttcttaggTCCCCAAATCAGAGAGAATTTTCTAGATTAGCCTATACAGAAATAggtatattacaattcagtgctgccatctgctggcctaGATTGTAATGAAGAGCCTAGAAACCTAGTACAGGCTCTGGCTCATTACTTTCATGCAACGCCTTCCCTGATCTccgcccaggggaggagttcctGCTTGGGAATCGCGCGCTTCCGGGTTTTAGGCctgtcagatgccatggtcacatttgaccacagcatctcagGTGTTAAATGTCCACAATTGGCATTACCGCCGGTAGCcacaggtgtctgctgtgtgaaaaagCAGTCACCCAGTTCCTATAGCGGgttccatctttaaagacccgacatccaCTGAACATGTACTGCAgatgtcaggaaagggttaaccgAAGGAGGTAAAGTgagggggccttttaatctcGAGTCTCTACGTCGATTCCTGTCCTTAGGAGATGGGGACACCCTCCTGTCACTGCTGTGGTGGATGCTATTGGAAAAACCAATTACCATGCgagtaattaaccccttcagttgcACTTTGTGCTATTAAATAacccaatggaaaaaaaaaactaaaagaaaaagcAGAAGGGGTAAATGTCCTGGTCTTGACCTGGTTGAAATGAATCCAGGTAATGATGATTGAGACAAGACCTAGAGACTTTGCAGCCTCTTTCTGCTTTcgatttaaaggagttttccatctCTAACCCCCGTGTTACAATGGGCATGGAACGTGGTCTACATAGGGTAGGATGTGCACTCACCTCCTCAGTTGTGATCCCCAACCTTTAAGCTTCCAGATGGGGTCTCGTGCGCTGCTGCAGCCACTCATTGGCCTGGTGTGGGCCCTCTGGATCACATcgggccagtgaatggctgcagtcgCACACATGACCACAtgaactaaggctagtttcacactggaTCCAGCTCTACCAGAAGCTGCCTGAAGGCCCGCCAGCCCCTCAACTATAATGGGACTGGCAGAGATCCGGCTGCAGcctggcaaatatgccaagaagcGTTTTAGTCGGgccgattctcagcatatttgccaggttgtaGCCGGATCTCCAGTGGTCCCCCGTTAAAGTTAGGGGGCCGGCAGGCCTTTAGGCAGCTTCCGGTAGAGCCGGATCCAGACATCTCCGGCAGCCTGCTCTTTGCCGTAACTTCCTGTCAGAGATGTTAAGCGCTAGTCTGAAACCAGCTTAAGTCTCCGTGAATGAACTAAGCGGCGGGAAGCAGGCGAGTGCATCTTATGTGGACCACGTTCCAGGGCCTTATTAAATGGGTGAAAAagatggaaaacctctttaaagacaCGGATCCCAGCTGGGGGCCCCATCATGTTATCCAGCATTCTTGATAAAATCTGTAAAATGTGAACAATACCTTGGACTGCGCTGCCAGTCTTTGCCCTCAGGATATCGACACCACGTCCTATTCTCTTTAAGAGGACGGCGTTGTCAACCGGCCGATCAAAGTAATAAACTGGATTGAAGGCTTTCAGGACGCTTCTCCGGCCTCTGCTGGCACCAAAATCCTCACTGGTCAAGCTGGATGCACTGCTCCTGGGGCTCACGGGTCCATGACCATTCATTAGAGGTATTCCTGCCCTGGAGGCCTCCGTGGACTCTCCTCCAAGGTGCTCATGAATGACGCTAAGATTTGGAAAGTCAGGTGACAGCCCGGCCTCTCTGATCAGGGTGGACTGCAGGGCTCTTGTGAGGGCATTGGGTTTGGCCCGCTGCTGCAGCGCCAGTCTCTTCAAGTCTTTTAGCGGAGTCAGTCTATTGGGTGCAATCAGGTGCAGAGGAACGGACTGTAGCGCTCGGCTGGGAGAGTCAAACGCCAATGGCGGGTTTGTCTTTAAGAACATTCTTTTTGGGTCTTCATTGCTGGCTTCACTCGTCCATGTGACactagaggaggaagagaaggggtCAGAAACATCAACACACCTTGGATTGGTCATGATGAGGCATATGGATGTCATTGTGCAAAAtccacaacaggtgtttgatccataaaTCGcccatttcctggttcaattagaactgGTATTtacacagtcctcctcatcatgctgttcacattttgacatcatgagaccaagacgacacctaacaattgataaaCAGGACcttgccattgcgaggcttcaagcaggatgttctcagacggaagtggccctTGAGATAggggtcatcagcaggttgtatcagagatagagactggaagagtcacagaaaggcagagaagtggatgtccttttacatcagtgtggtctgcgtGCTGGACAACCTGCAAGGTACCTGActgcaccaccaggcacaggcgtcatcatctcgcgtgagccagggagcatctacgctgaaAGGGGGACCATTGGGCTTCGGTGCAGAAATGATGtgtgaatggtccagtgacagCCCAGACTACTTGAAGAACATCAGTAATCCAGTCATTGCGCTTCTGCAGGAACACCGGCCTAATGTCATCTTCATAGAGGACAATgctccagctcatcgaggtccatcattagggaacggctgctggagactgggggacctcacATGGagcggcctgcactttctccagacctgaatgccATTGAAAACctctgggatcagctgagtcgctgtgtagaggctcgtaactctgtaccccagaacctcaatgacctgagggccgcccttcaagaagagtgggctGCCATGCCTCTGCAGACAATAAGTCACCTTGTGGACAGCAGGAGACGTCGTTGTCAGGCtggaattgatgctcaaggccacaggaCAGTTTCCCGAGACACTGGCAGTATTGTGGCGgtgtacccagcactggggtcggcttCCGAGATGAGAGAATCACCATCGCTGCTTCTACTTAATGcccgactttcatgatataatatcactggagcCAGAACTTTTTatgtaaatttcacctgaaagccaaatatccccatTTGTGAGTAGTTTATGTGGATATATTGATACTTCTATATAAAAAGGCCACGAGGAGGGATCGGCACAGGCTCTGCTTCACATAATCTgagtgaattttacccgaaaccTGCATGCTTCAAGCAACAAGCGCCCACTGTTTTAAAGAGGCTGTCCGATGTTCAGCCAGACCCAGAGccggcacccagctttcccagtctcctGAGCAGCTCACCATGCTCAGCTCATCCATCTGTTGCAGAATATAACCCACAAGTCTCAAGATCCTTCCCTCCCAGGTCATGCTGGGGattgtagttctacaacagccAAACAGGCGACAACCACATTacttgccacccagctttcccatagaCCGATAGAACACATACACCAGgggctcacacagcagcagtcacccagctttcccatagaCGGATAGAACACATACACAGAGGGCTCACACagcagtcacccagctttcccatagaCCGATAGAACACATACACAGAgggctcacacagcagcagtcacccagctttcccacagaCAGATAGACCACATACACCAGGGGCTCACACAGcggtagtcacccagctttctcacAGACAGATAGACCACATACACCAGgggctcacacagcagcagtcacccagctttccccatAGACCGATAGAACACATACACCAGGGGCTCACAGCAGCAGTTACCCAGCTTTCTCACAGACAGATAGAACACATACACAGAGgggctcacacagcagcagtcactcagctttcccataGACCGATAGAACATATACACAGAGGGCTCACAGCagcagtcacccagctttccccatAGACCGATAGACCACATACACAGAgggctcacacagcagcagtcacccagctttcccatagaCGGATAGACCACATACACAGAgggctcacacagcagcagtcacccagctttcccatagaCGGATAGAACACATACACCAGgggctcacacagcagcagtcacccagctttcccatagaCGGATAGAACACATACACAGAGGGCTCACACagcagtcacccagctttcccatagaCCGATAGAACACATACACAGAGGGCTCACAGCagcagtcacccagctttccccatAGACCGATAGAACACATACACCAGGGGCTCACACagcagtcacccagctttcccacagaCGGATagaacacatacacacaggggctcacacagcagcagtcacccagctttcccacagaCGGATAGAACACATACACCAGGGGCTCACACAGcggtagtcacccagctttcccatagaCTGATAGAACACATACACAGAgggctcacacagcagcagtcacccagctttccccatAGACCGATAGAACACATACACCAGgggctcacacagcagcagtcacccagctttccccatAGACCGATagaacacatacacacaggggctcacacagcagcagtcacccagctttccccatAGACAGATAGACCACATACACAGAgggctcacacagcagcagtcacccagctttccccatAGACAGATAGACCACATACACAGAgggctcacacagcagcagtcacccagctttcccatagaCCGATAGAACATATACACAGAgggctcacacagcagcagtcacccagctttcccacagaCGGATAGACCACATACACAGAgggctcacacagcagcagtcacccagctttcccatataGACGGATagaacacatacacacaggggctcacacagcagcagtcaCCCAGCATTCCCACAGACGGATAGAACACATACACAGAgggctcacacagcagcagtcacccagctttcccatagaCCAATAGAACACATATACACAGAGGGCTCACACAGCagaagtcacccagctttcccacagaCGGATAGAACACATACACAGAGGGCTCACACAGCAGAAGTCACCCAGCATTCCCACAGACGGATAGAACACATACACAGAgggctcacacagcagcagtcacccagctttccccatAGACCGATAGAACACATACACCAGgggctcacacagcagcagtcacccagctttcccacataTAGAACAGGGACACCGGGCCTCCTCTCACGTTTGTTCCCTACGGACATTGAACTGGAACGTTCCCTTCTATCACTGTAACGCGTTCTGAGGCGgacaagaggttctgcagcagctgcgctCACACAACCCCCTCCCCGGCCCCCGCCGCACTCACCTCTCCCGCCAGCCCCGTTTTCTGCCTGTTCAAACGCTGCGGTCCCGCCCAGGCATTGGCCAGCCACACAATTACGACACAGCCGGAAAGGACCCGCCTCCGGAAACACGTCATCGCGACCTTCAGCGCCGCAGCACCTTCCGGCAGCCATGTTACTAACGGGCAAAACACGCTCGATATCCGGTGGACCCCCCTCCAGCTAGTCGGGAGACGTTAAACCGGAACGCCGTCCCCTTCGCTTATCGTCCTCTGCTCCTCGTAAGACCTCCGTAATGTTATAAATCCTCTGACGGGGGCTCCACGGTCCCCGAAACAAAGATGGCCGCCGCCGTGCTCCTATCCCGCCTCTCTGTGTGAGGAAGCAAAAGTCTGCGCGCTTCAAACGCAGGAAAGAGCGGCCGCGCCGGGCCCAGCACCCGGAAGAGCCGGCCGCCTCCTGCCGAGTCTGGGCGACACCTGAAGACGCACTTTAACTGCATATGTGAATTACCGCCATTGTCTGCGGGTCTCGTGATGTGCGGTAGTTTCCTGCGGTAGACGGACGCCTCATCCACAAGGTGGGCACAGTGCAATATAGTCTATATAATGTGACGCCCGCCACTGGCATGACATAAGGTGGAGCCGGACCCTAAATAACGGACACCTTGCTGTGCCTCATAACTCTGCCCTAGGGCGCTGTTCACATCAGCGTCACAACCGCTGCCGACACCATTAACGGTTCCGTTGTGGCATCAGTCGCTTTGATAGGGGGCACACCGCCGCATGCAGCGCTCTTTCTCCTGTTAGTGGTCCTCCAGGCCTCACACctttccatgggttgtgtctggttgTAATACCACTCCCAGCCTCTGGAcgagggtggtgctgttttttggagagaaaagggaaaaaaaaaaaaaagcagccatctttttgtagttctggagaatccctttaaatctgaTGTAATATGTATTGGAGCCTCTTACGCAGACATGAACAGAGCCCCAGACAAGAGCAGGGTGCCGAGCGCTGGTCGGGGCAGCAggtaacggctgccatcttggtgTTCACGTTACGCCTGCCATCGCTCATGTTCGACTACCCAAATGGGACAAAAAGACAAAGGTTAAGATCCCAAACCTTCAGGACAGCTTTATTACAGACTAATGTAAAGGTTTTACCTAAAAAATAGGCGCCAGAAGTTCAGGTATCTGTAGGCAGAATCTGTAGACTCGTACACTGCTTGTCAGTGTAAGTGTATGGAGTGTACAGGCAGGAGCGCTGTGGAAGGCTATAGCAGAGTGGAGCGAGCGCGGGCAGGAGCGCTGTGGGAGGCTATAGCAGAGTGGAGCGAGCGCGGGCAGGAGCGCTGTGGAAGGCTATAGCAGAGTGGAGCGAGCGCGGGCAGGAGCGCTGTGGGAGGCTATAGCAGAGTGGAGCGAGCGCGGGCAGGAGCGCTGTGGGAGGCTATAGCAGAGTGGAGCGAGCGCGGGCAGGAGCGCTGTGGAAGGCTATAGCAGAGTGCAGGCAGGAGTGCTGTGGAAGGCTATAGCAGAGTGGAGCGAGCGCGGGCAGGAGCGCAGTGGAAGGCTATAGCAGAGTGGAGCGAGCGCGGGCAGGAGCGCAGTGGAAGGCTATAGCAGAGTGGAGCGAGCGCGGGCAGGAGCGCTGTGGGAGGCTATAGCAGAGTGGAGCGAGCGCGGACAGGAGCGCTGTGGGAGGCTATAGCAGAGTGGAGCGAGCGCGGGCAGGAGCGCTGTGGGAGGCTATAGCAGAGTGGAGCGAGCGCGGGCAGGAGCGCAGTGGGAGGCTATAGCAGAGTGGAGCGAGCGCGGGCAGGAGCGCAGTGGAAGGCTATAGCAGAGTGGAGCGAGCGCGGGCAGGAGCGCAGTGGAAGGCTATAGCAGAGTGGAGCGAGCGCGGGCAGGAGCGCAGTGGAAGGCTATAGCAGAGTGGAGCGAGCGCGGGCAGGAGCGCTGTGGAAGGCTATAGCAGAGTGGAGCGAGCGCGGGCAGGAGCGCTGTGGAAGGCTATAGCAGAGTGGAGCGAGCGCGGGCAGGAGCGCTGTGGAAGGCTATAGCAGAGTGGAGCGAGCGCGGGCAGGAGCGCAGTGGAAGGCTATAGCAGAGTGGAGCGAGCGCGGGCAGGAGCGCTGTGGAAGGCTATAGCAGAGTGGAGCGAGCGCGGGCAGGAGCGCAGTGGAAGGCTATGGCAGGAGTGCTGTGGAAGGCTATAGCAGAGTGGAGCGAGTGCAGGCAGGAGTGCTGTGGAAGGCTATAGCAGAGTGGAGCGAGCGCGGGCAGGAGCGCTGTGGAAGGCTATAGCAGAGTGGAGCGAGCGCGGGCAGGAGCACTGTGGAAGGCTATAGCAGAGTGGAGCGAGCGCGGGCAGGAGCGCTGTGGAAGGCTATAGCAGAGTGATTGTGGGATAGGCATCTACAGTGCTCCTGTCGATGCCTATCCCACACATTAGGGGCAGAGGGTGCACTGAGCGTGTATAAGGGGAGTACTGCATGTTAGGGGTCTACTGCCACGTGCAGAGCTCTGTCTACTGAGACGACAGGCGAGCAGCTTTTGTAAGGAGCCACGGAGCTCgggtgggtaccaaacatggccactgtacagcgctgtgcctgATATAAGATGAAGAGGCCACATCCAAATGTCTgcgccccttcaaacagctgattgccagAGTTGTCGGAAGTCagcccccactaatctgatatcatgaggacaacccctttaattgctgcAAAATTCTCCTTTTCTTCATCCACCCCAGAAAACCTAATCTctgtattttctttttgtttctcctAAATTGCAGATCTGATGAGAGAGCGTCCATGCTGGAAGATGTCGGCGATCCAGTGGCTGCAGTTACCACAGGAGGTCCTCCTGCATATATTCATGTACCTGTCTCCAACAGAAAAGGCCAATGTCCGGGCCACGTGCTCCTACCTGCGGACACTCGTCGACCACCCTTCCCTGTGGAAACACAGCACCATCCTCTTCAAGAGCATTGGGATTTTTAATGCGCGCTTCTGGGACACCCTACAAAGCAGGAAGATCTCCTCGGTGGAGGTGACCAGGGTGACTCTGAAGCAGTTCAAGAAGATGGCCAGCTCCTTGCCGGATCTGACCAGCGTCACCATGGACTCCTGCCTGAAAGGGGAGATCCTCCAGGGGCTACGGCCGCTTGTCAGCCTTCACCGTTTGCGTTTAACTGACTGCTCCAATGTGACAGATCAGGACATCTTCTCAGAGATCGCCCTCTTCCAGCAGCTGACGCACCTGTCTCTCTGCAGAGTGTCCTTCTCGGGCGTCCTCCCGCTGACCAGCATCGTCCTCCTGCAGAACTTGTATTCTCTTTCGCTGCATTCGAATGAAGGCACCGTGCCCGAGAGGGCTCTCCAGTACATTCTCTTCAGGCTGCCAAAACTGCGGGAGCTCTCCCTCGCCATCGGAAACATGAATAAATGGAAGCTGTCCCTGTGCTTCAACGTTCCTGATAACTTTGTGGCCACGGCTGAAGGTGAATGAATAAGTCAGCAGTGTAAACAGTGGGGGCTCCGTCCAGGGGCACATGCACAGCATAATTCCATGTGTACTGGACTATTGGGCCCTTATCTTGACAATTACCTGTGTCGTGCTCATTAGATGTCGTCTCATCCCACTGATTTCGGCAGGGCCTGCAGAACATCTCATGGGTATGGTGGTGCCCCCATTCTGTGCCCTGGCAGGCAGCGGGCTGTTGGATTTTTACCTCTGTCCTCCCTTTAACCTATTcaggacacatgcatgcttggctgaactGAGAATGCATGCATAGCGGTAACTCGGCTAGGTGCTCTCTCGTATGTGTTCACACTAGCATCATGGCTTCCGTTTATATGAGAAGCAATGACGTTGTGGTGGGGTAAACAAGCACTGAAGGACCCCGTTGATTTTAATGGGGTTCCCTGGGCTTTTTTTAATATTgccgacctatcctcaggataggtcatcgatatccgatcggcgggggtcccacactctgcacccccaccgatccgctgtatgaggagactgtgTGCGCAGTGGGTAGGTGCCGTCTCTCTGCCTGTCCGCTGCTGCATGTCTAtgggaggatagatcatcaatattaaaatccggacaacccctttaatggggtccATCCTGGCTCCGGGATTTGCCACCATAAATATTGAACAGTCGGCAGCGCTACAGAAATGGCCGACCCGACAGAGGCTCACCAGATCTGGAACGCGCACCTATAGTTTTCTATGGGCTCAGACACAGGTTTTACCTACGGGGTCCATGAGATAAAACCAAAATCTTATGGTTTTTCATCTTCTCTTCCTCCAGAGC
This region of Bufo gargarizans isolate SCDJY-AF-19 chromosome 11, ASM1485885v1, whole genome shotgun sequence genomic DNA includes:
- the LOC122921510 gene encoding uncharacterized protein LOC122921510, coding for MRERPCWKMSAIQWLQLPQEVLLHIFMYLSPTEKANVRATCSYLRTLVDHPSLWKHSTILFKSIGIFNARFWDTLQSRKISSVEVTRVTLKQFKKMASSLPDLTSVTMDSCLKGEILQGLRPLVSLHRLRLTDCSNVTDQDIFSEIALFQQLTHLSLCRVSFSGVLPLTSIVLLQNLYSLSLHSNEGTVPERALQYILFRLPKLRELSLAIGNMNKWKLSLCFNVPDNFVATAEEQPCISRLQLHKLELMNSDCASLSNNAFDQLSTLKSVCLRHYEYLQHDEFIETLLLKLPQLTELRIEWAASFLPIMSPICSKLEKLSVVGTKISNATLSWISKSAVQLKCLNLNFSHGYDEEMVKSFPRLFPHLQKLYLSNTRLTEEALVVLANLYSLRVLDISNNLHLTSEAILAFRNMTSNRIGLILERPIESIKYCCW